In Rhododendron vialii isolate Sample 1 chromosome 9a, ASM3025357v1, the following are encoded in one genomic region:
- the LOC131299838 gene encoding uncharacterized protein LOC131299838, translated as MASSSKQVSLKLLIDAKNNKVLFAEAGKDFVDFLFTLLSLPVGSVIRLLTAKSMVGCLGNLYGSIENMNETYMQPNHNKEDLLKPKAVVSSKEVPLLLTDDVSAVKKVYMCGSYHRFITYDPRAICPTCKYTISTEVPFVAPEVAKDGFSGEGGYVKGVVTYMVMDDLVVTPMSTISGIAMLSKCNVTNVGALEEKVVSFGMDEMSGGSSTKFTRRDEEIWAQVMEQFGHARTYGLGGFFTDVLGGGYRQSQEQNRIFQAQLQDQFQLYQVQFETQMKDTMDTQIDAMLTETQSQAATIQ; from the exons ATGGCATCCTCCTCTAAACAAGTGAGCCTGAAGCTACTGATAGACGCCAAGAACAACAAGGTCCTCTTCGCCGAGGCCGGAAAGGACTTCGTCGACTTCCTAttcactctcctctctctccctgtcGGCTCCGTCATCCGCCTCCTCACCGCCAAGAGCATGGTCGGCTGCCTCGGAAACCTTTATGGTAGTATCGAAAACATGAACGAGACTTACATgcaaccaaaccacaacaaggAGGATCTTTTGAAACCCAAGGCTGTGGTGAGTTCGAAGGAGGTTCCCCTTCTACTGACCGACGATGTCTCGGCAGTGAAAAAGGTTTACATGTGTGGAAGTTATCATAG GTTCATTACCTATGACCCTAGAGCCATCTGTCCCACCTGTAAATACACTATATCAACGGAGGTGCCATTTGTCGCCCCAGAGGTGGCCAAGGATGGTTTCTCCGGCGAGGGGGGTTACGTTAAAGGGGTGGTAACGTATATGGTGATGGATGATCTGGTGGTGACGCCCATGTCCACCATCTCCGGCATTGCAATGCTTAGCAAGTGCAACGTTACAAACGTTGGAGCTTTGGAGGAGAAGGtggtgagctttggaatggatgaa ATGTCGGGGGGATCTTCAACCAAATTCACACGCAGAGATGAGGAGATCTGGGCACAAGTTATGGAGCAATTTGGTCATGCCCGAACATATGGGTTGGGTGGTTTTTTCACTGACGTCTTAGGAGGTGGATATCGACAATCTCAAGAACAGAATCGTATTTTTCAAGCACAACTCCAAGATCAATTTCAGCTCTATCAGGTGCAATTCGAGACACAAATGAAGGACACGATGGATACACAAATAGACGCTATGCTTACAGAAACGCAATCTCAAGCAGCTACTATTCAATAA
- the LOC131300536 gene encoding uncharacterized protein LOC131300536 isoform X1, with protein sequence MASSSSKEVTLKLLVDTKNNKVLFAEAGKDFVDFLFTLLSLPVGTVVRLLTAKSMVGCLGNLYDSIESLSDTYMQPNQSKEVLLKPKAAACSTEASLFLTDDDSAAKKVYMCGNYHRYIADDPRAICPSCKLTISIEVPFVAPQVANDGLSSQGGYVKGVVTYMVMDDLVVTPMSTISGIAMLSKCNVTNVGALEEKVVSFGMDEGLKLLKASLQSKTVLTSIFLDKKVAVAA encoded by the exons ATGgcatcctcctcctccaaagAAGTGACCCTGAAACTGCTAGTCGACACGAAGAACAACAAGGTCCTCTTCGCCGAGGCCGGAAAGGACTTCGTCGACTTCCTCTTCACCCTCCTCTCCCTCCCCGTCGGCACCGTCGTCCGCCTCCTCACCGCCAAAAGCATGGTCGGCTGCCTCGGAAACCTCTACGACAGCATCGAAAGCCTGAGCGACACCTACATGCAACCCAACCAGAGCAAGGAGGTTCTGTTGAAACCCAAGGCGGCGGCGTGTTCCACGGAGGCTTCTCTTTTTCTGACCGACGACGACTCCGCTGCTAAGAAGGTTTACATGTGTGGAAACTACCACCG GTACATTGCTGATGACCCGCGAGCCATTTGTCCCTCCTGCAAGCTTACTATATCAATCGAGGTGCCATTTGTTGCCCCACAAGTAGCCAATGATGGTTTATCCAGTCAGGGAGGCTATGTTAAAGGTGTGGTAACATATATGGTAATGGATGATTTGGTGGTGACGCCCATGTCCACCATCTCTGGTATTGCAATGCTTAGCAAGTGCAATGTTACAAATGTTGGAGCTTTGGAGGAGAAGGTGGTGAGTTTTGGAATGGATGAG GGTTTGAAATTACTTAAAGCATCTTTACAGTCGAAGACAGTTTTAACCAGTATCTTTCTTGACAAGAAGGTGGCAGTGGCGGCATAG
- the LOC131300536 gene encoding uncharacterized protein LOC131300536 isoform X2 encodes MASSSSKEVTLKLLVDTKNNKVLFAEAGKDFVDFLFTLLSLPVGTVVRLLTAKSMVGCLGNLYDSIESLSDTYMQPNQSKEVLLKPKAAACSTEASLFLTDDDSAAKKVYMCGNYHRYIADDPRAICPSCKLTISIEVPFVAPQVANDGLSSQGGYVKGVVTYMVMDDLVVTPMSTISGIAMLSKCNVTNVGALEEKVVSFGMDEVAVAA; translated from the exons ATGgcatcctcctcctccaaagAAGTGACCCTGAAACTGCTAGTCGACACGAAGAACAACAAGGTCCTCTTCGCCGAGGCCGGAAAGGACTTCGTCGACTTCCTCTTCACCCTCCTCTCCCTCCCCGTCGGCACCGTCGTCCGCCTCCTCACCGCCAAAAGCATGGTCGGCTGCCTCGGAAACCTCTACGACAGCATCGAAAGCCTGAGCGACACCTACATGCAACCCAACCAGAGCAAGGAGGTTCTGTTGAAACCCAAGGCGGCGGCGTGTTCCACGGAGGCTTCTCTTTTTCTGACCGACGACGACTCCGCTGCTAAGAAGGTTTACATGTGTGGAAACTACCACCG GTACATTGCTGATGACCCGCGAGCCATTTGTCCCTCCTGCAAGCTTACTATATCAATCGAGGTGCCATTTGTTGCCCCACAAGTAGCCAATGATGGTTTATCCAGTCAGGGAGGCTATGTTAAAGGTGTGGTAACATATATGGTAATGGATGATTTGGTGGTGACGCCCATGTCCACCATCTCTGGTATTGCAATGCTTAGCAAGTGCAATGTTACAAATGTTGGAGCTTTGGAGGAGAAGGTGGTGAGTTTTGGAATGGATGAG GTGGCAGTGGCGGCATAG
- the LOC131299839 gene encoding uncharacterized protein LOC131299839, giving the protein MATSSETKVSLRLLIDTKGKRVLFAEAGKHFVDFLFHLLHLPVGTMVRLLTEQTMVGTLGNLYESIENLSETYFQSNQTKDSVLKPKAPFSATHVPLLSLDGCTSFDKKLYTCPSNGTRNHDTNPGFLQPGQIRYHPYVADNTRAVCPQCNSNMSAEIHFVAAANEVGASGDQGGFVKGVVTYMVTDDLVVTPLSTISSISVLRKFDVKEVGALEEMVVHLGMPEGLKLLKASLHSKTVLTSVFLRNTGA; this is encoded by the exons ATGGCAACTTCTTCCGAAACCAAGGTGAGCCTAAGACTCCTCATTGACACGAAGGGCAAAAGAGTCCTTTTCGCTGAAGCAGGGAAACACTTCGTTGATTTCCTCTTCCACCTTCTCCATTTGCCCGTTGGAACCATGGTCAGGCTCCTTACAGAACAAACGATGGTGGGCACTCTGGGCAACCTCTATGAAAGCATCGAAAACCTGAGCGAAACCTACTtccaatcaaaccaaaccaaagactCTGTCCTGAAACCAAAAGCCCCGTTCTCTGCCACTCATGTTCCCCTCTTATCGCTCGACGGCTGCACATCCTTTGATAAAAAGTTATACACTTGCCCGAGCAACGGCACCCGAAATCATGATACCAACCCCGGTTTTCTACAGCCTGGTCAGATTCGATACCACCCGTACGTTGCGGATAATACCCGTGCCGTGTGTCCACAATGCAACAGCAACATGTCAGCGGAAATCCATTTTGTCGCGGCGGCAAATGAGGTGGGTGCGTCAGGGGATCAGGGTGGTTTTGTCAAAGGAGTGGTGACGTATATGGTGACGGATGACCTGGTAGTGACTCCTTTGTCTACTATTTCGAGCATCTCGGTGCTGAGAAAATTTGATGTTAAGGAAGTTGGGGCACTTGAGGAAATGGTTGTTCATTTGGGGATGCCTGAG GGTTTGAAGCTCTTGAAGGCCAGTTTGCACTCGAAGACAGTTCTAACAAGCGTGTTCCTCAGAAACACAGGAGCCTAA
- the LOC131299840 gene encoding uncharacterized protein LOC131299840 — MASSSSSKEVITLKLLVDTKNNRVLFAEAGKDFVNFLFTLLSLPVSTVVRLLTAKSMVGCLGNLYDTVENLSDTYMLPNQSKEVLLKTKVAVRSTEASLLLTDDDIPTPVVIKMYKCEDCYRWHEIRTLHFLYVEDFA; from the exons AtggcatcctcctcctcctccaaagAAGTGATAACCCTGAAACTACTAGTCGACACAAAGAACAACAGGGTCCTCTTTGCCGAGGCCGGAAAAGACTTTGTCAACTTCCTCTtcaccctcctctctctccccgtcAGCACCGTCGTCCGCCTCCTCACCGCCAAAAGCATGGTCGGCTGCCTAGGAAACCTCTATGACACCGTCGAAAACCTGAGCGATACCTACATGCTGCCCAACCAGAGCAAGGAGGTTCTGTTGAAAACCAAGGTGGCGGTCCGTTCGACGGAGGCTTCCCTTCTTCTCACCGACGATGATATCCCCACGCCAGTGGTTATCAAGATGTACAAGTGTGAAGACTGTTATAG ATGGCACGAAATTCGAACCCTACATTTCCTATATGTTGAGGACTTTGCTTGA
- the LOC131300538 gene encoding uncharacterized protein LOC131300538, whose protein sequence is MSIEVTFVPANTGLSGEEGYVNGLITYMVMDDLVVMPMSTISGIALLSKLNVTNVQSLEEKVVSFGMDEGLKLLKATLHSKMVLTSVFLGGMKTMDASSSIPRDPVTVGETGPTADASVSTSKAMSEPPPNEAVASSDPKSKEFHERVEECFNITFCGQDNIIKEQKRIQRRVDYFVAKLKEQFGATYFSEGEEEDANYVPHDINIIT, encoded by the exons ATGTCGATTGAGGTAACATTCGTGCCTGCCAATACTGGTTTATCCGGTGAGGAAGGCTACGTTAACGGTCTCATAACATATATGGTGATGGATGATTTGGTGGTGATGCCCATGTCTACCATCTCTGGTATTGCATTGCTTAGCAAGCTCAATGTTACAAATGTTCAATCTTTGGAGGAGAAGGTGGTGAGTTTTGGGATGGATGAG ggtttgaagCTGTTAAAGGCGACTTTGCATTCAAAAATGGTGTTAACAAGTGTCTTCCTTGGAGGCATGAAAACAATGGATGCTTCAAGTTCCATTCCCCGTGATCCTGTCACGGTCGGCGAAACAGGGCCTACCGCGGATGCCTCGGTGAGCACAAGCAAAGCCATGTCTGAACCTCCTCCAAATGAAGCCGTTGCTTCTTCCGATCCCAAGTCCAAAGAGTTTCATGAAAGGGTTGAGGAATGTTTCAACATTACCTTCTGCGGCCAAGATAATATCATAAAAGAGCAGAAGAGGATTCAGAGGAGGGTTGATTACTTTGTCGCGAAGTTGAAGGAGCAATTTGGTGCAACTTACTTTtcggagggagaagaagaggacGCTAATTATGTGC